The genomic window TTTCATTGTTAACATTCATCCCTACGCCAACAATAATAGCTTCCGGTTTTTTACTTTTTATAATACCTTCAGAAGCAATTCCACAAATTTTTTTGTCATCAACCAATATATCATTTGGCCATTTAATCTTTGCCTTTATGTTATATTTAGTCAAAACATCATAAATAGAAAGCGAAAAAATTCTAACATAATGCCATGGATTCATAGGTCTTTTTGAAGGTTTAAACAAAACTGAATACCATAAACCACCTTTATCTGAATACCAATAATTTCCTCTTCTTCCATAACCTTCAGTTTGCTTTTTTGCAACTACCACTGTTTCTGAAGGAAAATTTTTATAATTCCTTTTTAAATAAGCATTAGTTGAATCAACAGTGTATAATTCAATTGTTCGGTCTCCTATCATATGAACACCCTTTTTTACTTGTAGCTTTTTTTATATAAATTATAACATAATCATTTTATAATCTTGAATATATTTATATAAAATTAATTTTTATTGGTATACCATAATAATAAATTTTCATTCTATTCAATATTACTTTAAAATGATATAATATAATCTGATTTAAGTATAGAAAGGAGAGTCCCATGTCTTTATTAAAAATAGAAAATGTTAAAACAAGAGAAAGGTTTGTACGTTTTGAATATATTTTAACTATACTATTTGTTTTGTTAATGGTTATAGGATACTTTGCAGTTAAATCATCTACACTTAATTCATATTTAGAAGGTACTGAGCAAAGACAATTATTTTTTTATATTATTGGATCAATTTCTTTTTTTATTATTTTATTTCTTCCAGAAAGAACCATAAAAACTCTTATCCCAACTTTATTCTTTGTATTATTTTTCCTTTTAATAGCCGTATTGATAATTGGAGATGAAACAAAAGGTGCACGAAGATGGCTCAACATTGGAACCTTTGGAATTCAACCATCAGAATTTTTTAAATTATCATTAATTCTATATTTATCAAAAGTTTTATCAGATAATTCAAAAACAAATTACTATCTTGTTTCTTTAATCACTATTATGTCTGCTGGACTTATATACTTAGAACCAGACTTAGGTACAACACTAATCATAATTATGATTTGGTTTGTTTTCACTTTCTTGAGTGGTAAGTTTGAAGTCCTATGGAGAATTATACTTTTTTTGGGAGCAGCTTTAGCACCTTTAGCTTTTTTAATTATGGAGGACTATCAAAGAGGAAGAATAATTGGATTTATGTTTCCAAATCTTTATTCCGATTTTTCATATAATACCACTCAGTCGATTAGAGCAATTGCTTCAGGAGGGATTACTGGGACTGGTTATATGAACGGATATATGAATTTGGGTAATTTTGTGCCTGAAGATCATACTGATTTTATTATTTCAGTAATTGGGGAAGAATTTGGATTTATTGGCATTTTTTCTATAATATTTACGTATTTTTTGATAATATGGAGATTGTATAGAGGTTATAAAATGAGTTATGATATTTTTTGGAAATACTTTTACGCAGGGGCTAGTTTTTTGATTTTTTTTCATGTTTTTGAAAACATTGGTATGAATCTTGGAATAATGCCTGTTACTGGCATCCCATTACCAATGATTTCTAATGGGGGTAGCACTATCATTACTTATTCATTGCTTCTTGGGTTAGCTGTAAAAGGGATGATGTTAAACAAAAATTTAAAGAGGTGAGTTTTTTAATGAAGTTATTGGGAGCTGTACCTAATATTTCTGAAGGAAGAAATAAAGAACTTATAGATGAAATAGTTAAATTAGCAGAAAAGTATGACAACATTTGGATTTTAAGTACAAACATGGATGAATATTATAATAGAACTATGCTTTCTATTGCTGGTAAACCTATATGTGTTGAAAACTTTTTGTTTGATTTAACAGAGTTTTGTTCTAATAATATTGATTTAAATAAGCATAAAGGAGAGCATCCAAGGATCGGAGCTGTAGATGTAATACCTCTTATTCCAATTATGGATGTTTCTGAAAAAGAAGCAAGTGAAATTGCGGATAGATTGTCAAAAAGAATTTCTAATGACTTAAATATCCCAATTTATTCTTATGAAAAATCTACTAATAAAAATATCAGAAAACATATAAGCTATATAAGAAAGGGAGGATTTGAATCATTAAAGGAAAAAATGAAAGACGAAAACTGGAAACCCGATTACGGACCAGATAAACCCCACCCAAAGTCTGGAGCTACTATAGTTGGTGTTCGAGATTTTCTAATTAATCTTGATTTTTATATAAATTCAAAAAACAGATGGTTTGCAGAACAAATCAGAAGAGAGTTAATTATGGAAATACCGGGTTCATTCTTCTTGGATAAAAAATCAGATAAAAAATATGTTATTTCTGTAAATGCATCTGTAAATGATGTCAATTTAATTGATCTTTACTTCAACATAAGAAAAATAATAGAACATTTTGAATGTGAACTTGAAAAAATAGAAATTCCTACACCATTAACCTCTTCAATTTTAGTTAATGCTTTTGGACAGATTACTGGTTCAAAGATTGAAAATGCTAAAACTATTGAAGAAATGATTATTAAAAGCTTATGAAGTTTAGAATTATTTACACAGGGGATATAAAAACAAAGTTTATAAAAAAAGGCATTGATCAGTATAAAAAATGGAATGAAAGGTTTTTTAACATAGATTATGTTTGTCTGCCTCTAACTAAAAATCTTGGGAAAATTAGTGATAAAGATTATAAACAAAAGGATTTTCAAAATTATAAGAAATATTTATCTAATTCAACGAACATAATTTTAGATGAAAGAGGAAAATTAATCGATTCAGTTGATTTTTCAAATAAAATTGAAAATTTCAAAACTTATAACAGAAAAGACATAAACTTTATTATCGGTGGCCCTCTTGGCCATAGTGAAGATATTTACAAGTATTCAGATTTTACCTTATCATTATCTACAATGACTTTTACCCACGAAATGGCAGTTTTACTGATTTCAGAACAAATATATAGGGCAAATAAAATATTAAATAACGAAAAATATCATTATTAAGAGGCAGTTTAAGCTGCCTCTTAATTTATAGTTTGTATACTTTTGAATATTTTTCTTTTAAATAATCCATAAAATAATCTACATTTAATTTTTCACCAGTAACTTTTCTCAATAGTTCGTTAGGTTCATATTTTTTACCGTGCTTGTGTATATTGCTTCTTAACCAATTCAATATAGAAGAAAAATCGCCCCTTCTTATCATTTTATCGTAATCTGGGATTTCTTCTTTCATCTTGTGATAAAATTGAGCAGAAAATAAGTTTCCAAGCATATATGAAGGGAAATAACCAAAACTCCCATGAGCCCAATGTACATCTTGCAATACACCCACAGAATCATTTTCTGGTACAATATCTAAATACTCTTTCATCTTTTCATTCCATATTTTTGGTAAATCCTCCACTTTTATTCTTTCGTTTATAAGAGCTTCTTCTATTTCAAATCTTAGCATAACATGTAAATTATATGTAACTTCATCTGCATCGACTCGTATAAGAGATTTTTCAACAATATTTATTGCTTTATAAAAATCCTCTACTGAGACATCTTTTAATTGATCAAAAGTTTTTTGCATTTCCGGATAAAAATATTTCCAAAAATCATAACTTCTTCCTAAAATATTCTCCCAAAATCTGGACTGAGATTCATGAATTCCCATAGAAGCCCCATCATATAAAGGTGTATCGACAAATTCATTTGAAATGCCTTGCTCATATAAAGCATGTCCTCCTTCATGCACAGTGGAGAAAAATGAATCCCTAATATCCTTTTCTTGATATCTTGTTGTTATTCTCACATCACCTGGATTGATTCTTATTGTAAAAGGATGTGCTGCAACATCTAGTCTTCCAGCTTTGAAATTATAACTCATAAGTTCAAGAACTTTTATAGATATTTCTTTTTGCTTGTTTAAATCATACTTTTCAAAAAGAAAGTCTTCTTCAGGTTTTGTACCTTTTTCAGTTAAATCATTTACAAAATCTACTAATCTTATTTTTAAATCTTCAATAATTCCTTTTAATTCTTTTGTTTTCATTCCAGGTTCATACATATCTAACAATGCATCATATCTGTTGCCATCATATCCTAAATATTCTGCTTGTTGAATACTCATCTTTACTATCTTCTCTAAGTATGGTTGAAATATAGAAAAATCATTATTTTTCCTTGCCTCTACCCAATACTTTTGAGCATTAGATGTTGTTTTTGTTAAATCTTTAACAAATTCTTCAGGCAATTTTCTATATCTTTCATAATCCTTTTTTACCAAATCTACAATCCTCTTGTCATTTTCAGATAAATTATCATATTCATTTTTTTGAGTTAATTTATTAATTAAATCTCCCATCTCTTCAGAGGTCTCCATCCTATAAATTTTACCAGATAATTCCCCTAATGTATTAGAGGCATACTCAAAACTTCTTTCTGGAGCACCAGTTTCAAGATCCCAATGCATTAATGACATTATTTGATGATACTTAGAAATGTCTTTTAATTTTTCTTTTAGTTTTTCTATATAACCCATTTTTCTACCCCCTAACATTAATTATAAAATTATTATAACACATTGATTAATTCAATAATAAATATTTTTTCAATTTGTTTATTTATTAATATTCTTTTTTAGTATATAATGTATACGAATGAAAAAATAGGAGGGATACCATGCTTAAAAACTCGAGAAGCACTTACGCAGAAATTAATATTGACAATTATCTTCACAATTTAGAATATATTTCTAAGAAAACAAACACTGAGGTTATGCCTGTTTTAAAGGCTGATGCTTATGGGCACAATAAAATTACCCTTGCAAAATGTGCTGTAAAAGAAGGATACAAAAGGTTCGCTGTTGCTTTTTTGGAAGAAGCATTAGATTTGATAAATAATGATATAAAAAAACCTATTTTAATATTTAACTACATAAACCCTAAATCACTAAAAAGATACACTTATTTTAGTGATTTTTTAATCCCTACAATTCATTCGTTAAACAATTTGAAAACTCTGATCAGCGAATTAGGAGAAGAAATTAATAAATTTAAATTTCATTTAAATTTTAACACTGGCATTAACAGAATAGGTATTCAAGAAAATGAAATTGAAAATATAATAGCTATAATAAAAAACAAAAATATAAATATAGAAGGTATATATTCTCATTACGCTACAGCCGATAGTTTAGATGACTATGTAGATTATCAATATAACAATTTTTTAAGAATTATAAAAATTTTTAAAGATAGAGAAATAGAATATAAATTCAAACACATGTCTAATTCTGCTGCCTGTCTTTATTATCCGGAAAGAAGTTTAGATATAGTTAGACCTGGAATCGCAAGTTTTGGTTTACAACCTTCAAATATAAAAAAAGATGAAAACATAAAACCTGTTATGGAATTAAAAAGTATTGTTGCAAAAATAAACACCTGCAAAAAGGGTGATACAATAGGTTATGGAAGAACCCACATAATAGATAAGAATTCTAAGACAGCTATAATTCCAATAGGATATGCTGATGGGTATCCAAGAATTTTATCTAACAAATCACATGTTCTAATCAAAAACAAATTATATAAAGTCATAGGAAATGTTTCTATGGATCAAATTGTTATAGAAATAAAAGATGATGATATAATGGTTGGAGATGAAGTGATTCTTTTTGGAAAAAAGCCATCTGCTGAACATTTGGCAAATCTTGCTAATACACTTAACTATGAGATTACTTGTGGTGTAAGCAGTAGAGTACCAAGAGTATTTATAAAGGGAGGTTCTTACTTTGAATAATGAGGGAATGTCATTAGGTGAAATGCTTAATAATTCTAATAGCAACGATTTTATTTATGAAAAAATAAATTTTATTAATGAATTAGAACCCGGAACATTTGTTGAAATACAAGGTAAGCTTATCAGTAAAAGAATTCAAAATACAAAAGATGGTAAAAATTTTTTATTGCTTACAATAGCTGATAAAACAGGTTCCTTAAGAGGAATTGATTGGTTTAACCCAGAAAAAAATGAAAAGATAAATCTTGGTGATATTATAAAAATTAGAGGAAAAATAGTAGTTTTTGATTCAAGGCTTCAAATAAATATTGACAAAAATACTGATGCAGTTGAAAAAGTTCCTTATGAAGATATAGAAGAAAACAAATTTTTAGTTGAAAGCAAATTAGATAGTAACCAACTTATCAATAAGTTAAAAAAATATATAGATATGATAAATATTGAAGAATTGAAAAACTCTTTAAATACTATTTTTTTTGATTCTAATTTATCTAACTCTTATAAGAATTCACCTGCCGCAATGTCTATACATCATGCTTATAAACATGGACTTTTAGAACACTCTTTGAGCGTATTAAATATTTCTTTAAAAATTTGTGAAAATTATGATTATAATTTAAATAAAGATATACTAATTGCTGGATCATTATTACATGATATAGGGAAAATAAAAGAATATAAAATAACAAAATCTGGAATAGATAAAACTGACCTTGGAGAAATGATAGGCCACATGAATATAGGTATAACCCTTTTAGAACCCTTTTTGAGCACAGTTAATGAAGATATCAAAAACCATATATATCACATTATACTATCTCATCATGGAGAAATAGAATATGGATCACCAGTATTACCTAAAACTATGGAAGCTATGATAATACACTTTGCAGATAATATTGACTCAAAATTGGTTCAAATAGATCAAACAATCAAAGATACAATAAATGAAAATCCAGACTCAAAATGGACAAATTTTGAAAAAAGACTTGGAAGAAAATTTAAAATTTAACAGTTAGGAGGATTATTTAATGCCAACAAAAAAATCAAAATATGTAGTAATAGTTGAATCACCTGCTAAAGCTAAAACGATTGAAAGATATTTAGGAAAAGACTATGAGGTTATTGCCTCAAAAGGACATATTCGTGATTTACCAAAAAAATCTTTTGGAGTAGATATAGAAAATAATTTTGACCCAGAATTTGAAATTATGCCAGGGAAAAAGACGGTCATTACCGAAATAAAGAAAAAAGTTAAAAATAAAAAAGTTTTACTTGCAGCGGATATGGATAGAGAAGGAGAAGCCATAGCTTGGCATTTAGCTAATATTTTAAAACTTGACGAAAAGGAAAATAATAGAATCATTTTTACTGAAATAACCAAAAGCACTATCAATAAATCTATTAATGAACCTCAAAAAATTGATCTAAAAAAAGTTGATGCGCAATTAGCAAGAAGAATACTTGACAGAATTGTTGGTTATAAAGTAAGCCCTTTAGTTTGGAAAGTTTTGAAAAATTATAAGACTAGTGCGGGTAGAGTTCAGTCTGCTGCATTAAAAGTTATGATAGACAGGGAAAGAGAGATATTCAAATTTAAACCAAAAGAATTTTTCAAAATCTTTCTTGATTATAAAAACCAAAAGATTCCACTCGTAAGGGAAAATGGAAAAAGGTTAAAACAAGAAAATATAGACAAAGAAAAAAAAGATGAAATCTTAAATTATTTGAAAAAAAGAGAAATTTCTTTAAACCAAACCACATCTAAAAAAAATAAAAGAAAACAACCATCCCCTTTTATAACCAGCACACTGCAACAAGCTGCTATTAACTATCTTGGTTGGACTTCTAAAAAAACTATGCAAATAGCTCAGAAATTATATGAAGGTATTGATACTTCTGATGGTCAAATAGCATTTATAACATATATGAGAACAGATTCCACAAGAATATCCGATGAAGCACAAAATAGTGCAAAAAAGTATTTAAAAGATAATTATGGAGAAAAATATTCAGGGAAATATACGCAAAAAAAATCTAAACAAAAAACCCAAGATGCGCATGAGGCAATAAGGCCTACAAATATTTTTATTGATGAAAACAAAGCAAAAAGTCTTTTAAAAGGAGACTATTTAAAACTTTATAAGCTCATTTGGAGTAGGTTTATGGCATCTCAAACATCAGCCTCAATCTATGATGAGACAAAATATATAATATCAGATGAAGATAAAAAATATGATTTTGAAATCACATCCAAAAAAAGAATTTTTGATGGATTTGAAAAATTTTGGAATTATGGAAATTCGGAGATCGAATTTGAAATGCAAGAAGCTGAAAAAGTTGATAAAAAACATTTAAAAACAGAGCAAAAAGAAACTACTCCTCCTTCAAGATTTTCTGAAGCTACATTAGTTAAAGAATTAGAGTCAAATGGTGTTGGAAGGCCATCAACATATTCAACAATAATAAGTACTTTGTTAACCCGAAAATATGTGAATAAATTTGAAAAAAAATATTTAAGGCCAACCATTGCTGGATTCATTGTAAATGACTTTTTAGAAAATAACTTTCCGGAAATAGTGGATATCAATTTTACAGCAAGAATGGAAAAAGATTTAGATGAAATAGAAGAAGGTGAAAATAATTCTAAAAAAGTATTGAATGAATTTTATTCTAACTTTGAAAACTTTTTTGAGAATGCTGAAAAGAAAATAAAAGAAGATAAATTAGACATAAACTACATGAGTGATGTTAAATGCTCAAAATGTGATAGACAAATGAAACTAAATTTTGGAAGATATGGCTTTTACTTGTCTTGTGAAGAAAAAGATTGTAAGGAAACCCAAAAAATACCTTTCTATGCTTATGGAATAACTCTGAATGATAAATTGTACATATCAGAATTTTTGAAAGATTTCAAAGAGAATAATAATGTTGAAATAGGTGAAAAATGTCCTAAATGTGGTTCTGAATTGGTACTCAAAAAAGGTAGGTTTGGAGAATTTATAGCATGTTCTAACTATCCTGACTGTAAATTCACTAAATCAGTTCCTGCAAGAGGCAATTGCCCTGTTTGTGGTTCAGAAGTTGGAAAAATGAAAAGCAAAAGAGGTAAAATATACTTTAAGTGTACAAACAAAGATTGTGGAGAGATGTTCTGGAATGAACCATCTGGTTTCAACGATCCAGAAACTGGAGATCCATTATTCTATTATTATAAACAAAGAGAAGAAAAATTATACAATCCTAAAACAAAAACATTCTATGATAAAGAGGAGATAGAAGAAGATTGAAAATAGGGGTCATCTATGGAGGAAACTCCAATGAAAAAGAAATTTCTATAAAAAGTCTTGAAAATGTTGAAAAGTCTTTAAAAAATTTAGGATATAATTATGAAAAATTTGAAAGTAATGATATACAACTTCATGAAAAGATCATAAACAAAGATCTTATTTTGAATATAGTACACGGTGAATTTGGTGAAGATGGAAAATTACAAGGATATCTAGATATATTTGACAAAAAATACACATCATCTCCATCAGAAACTTGCAACATATGTTTCGATAAATACCTTTTTTACAACATTTTTTTTGAAAAATTGAATATTCCCAAAATGATAAAAACAGATAAATATATAAATCCACCATTTGATTTTCCTTTAATATTAAAACCAAGAAGAGGTGGTTCAAGTAAAGGCATATACATAATCCATGATCAAAGTAATTATAAAAAATATCTCAAAATAAATATAGATACGTTTGGCGACACCTTAATACAAAAATATGTCAAAGGAAGAGAATTCACACTTTCTATAATAGAGAAATCTGGGGAATTCATAATTCTACCTTTATTAGAAATAATACCAAAAAATGAGTTCTATGATTATAATGCAAAATATACTGAAGGAAAGGCAAAATTAACTATAAACCACGAAGTTCATAAAAATTATAAAAAGCAAATTGAAAATATTTTTTTTACTTTAAGAGAAGTTTTATGTTTTAGAGATATGCTGAGAATAGATTTTATAATATCTGAAGAAAAGATATATGTTTTAGAAGTTAACACAGTACCAGGTTTAACAAAATTGAGTGATTTACCAATTTCTGCAAACGCTCACGGAATAAATTTTGATAAATTGATCAATATTTTTATAAATAATCACATAAAATAATAGAGGTGATGTAAGTGAAATTAGAAGGAACAACAATTGTTGGTGTTAGAAAAAACGGAAAAACAGTAATTGCAGGTGACGGACAAGTAACAATGGGAGACACAATATTCAAAGGAACCGCAAGAAAAGTCAGAAGACTTGGGGACGGAAATGTTATTTCTGGATTTGCTGGTTCTGTTGCAGATGCTTTTGCCTTATATGAAAGATTTGAAGGAAAATATAGGGCTTCAAATGGAAATCTTTTAAAAGCAGCTATAGAACTTACAAAAGAATGGAGAATGGACAAAGCATTAAGAAAGTTAGAAGCAATGCTTATGGTAGCTGATAAAGATCATTTATTATTAATTTCAGGAAATGGCGAAGTTATGGAACCAGAAGAAGATATTTTGGCTATTGGTAGCGGAGGAGCTTATGCTCAAGCAGCAGCAAAAGCTTTAACGAGATATACTGATATGGACGCTGAAGAAGTGGCAAAACAATCATTATTAATTGCAGGTGAAATATGTATATACACAAACCAAAACATTACAGTGGAGGTAATTTAATTGTCTGAAAAAGTTTGGGTGTGCCCAACAGATTTGATTAAAAAAAGTTTTGGAAACTTGAAATCTTTCAATGAAATAAAGTTTGTAGACCTCAAACAAATCTTTGAAAATTCATATTTTAAAAACAGAGAAGACGTTGAAAATGATGAAACACTCAGACAATTAATTCCTTATGTCGTATTTCAAAAAGAAACTGGTGAAATTTTAGTTGTTAAAAGGACTAAAAATCAGTCTGAAAAAAGGCTTCACGACAAAATTTCTGTAGGAATTGGAGGTCATATAAACCCCGTAGATGAAGAAGAATATTCAGCAGAAATGACATTTTTCAACGGATTAAACAGAGAGATTAACGAAGAATTAATAATCAACAAATTAAACAAATTGGAATATATTGGAATTATATACGATAGTTCAAATCCTGTTTCCAGAGTACATATGGGCATATTATTTCTTGCAAAAGTAAACGATGCAGAGATAAATGAAAAAGAAAACTTTGAAAGTGATTGGATGCTTCCTTCAGAAATAGTTAAATTAGATACTACAAAGATGGAAGATTGGACTAAAGTATCTTTAAAAGCTTTAGAAGTACCAATAGTGGGAAAAAATGAAAATTAAAGCCCCAGCAAAAATAAATTTATATCTCGATGTTGTTGGAAAGAAAAAAGACGGATATCATGAAATAGTAACTCTTTTCAATACAATTAAAATGCACGATGTTTTAGACATCAATTTTTCTGAAAAAGAATACTTTACATCAAATAAAAATTTCAACATACCTTGGAAAAACAACATCATAAAAAAAACCATAGATACATTTAAAAATGAAACGGGATTCAAATTTAACCTTAATATTTCTTTAGAAAAACATATACCTCAAGGTGGAGGCCTTGGAGGAGGATCAGCAGATGCAGCTGCTGTTCTTCGTTTTTTAAAAGAACCATACCAAATTAGCGACAGCGATATAATCAAAATAGGTGCTAAGGTTGGAGCTGATGTTCCATTTATGATATTTAACGGAACTGCTATAGGTAAATCTATTGGAGAAGATTTAGAATATCTTGAACCTTTAGATTTAGATATAGATATTCACCCTCAAGGAATAGTTATAAACACAGGAGAAATGTACAAGTTAATAGACAAAAATTGGTCAAGTTTAATACACAATGGAAATCCTCATGACTTATACAAAGCGCTGAAAAATAAAGACATTAAAAATATAAAATTTAACTTATTCAATATTTTCGAACAAGTAGTATTCCCTTTGAACCCGAGTATTTACGATAATAAAAATAGGTTAGAAAATAAGAACACTTTTTGTTTAATGTCTGGATCTGGAAGTACTCTATTCACAATAAAAAACATGGTAGATTAATCTACCATGTTTTTTATATAATAATTTGCGATTTCTTCAGTACTTTTATTTTCAAAATCAAACATATAATTGAGTTTTCTGATTATCTCATTACTTATTTTCCCCTTTAAATCTTTCAATACTTCTTGCACGCTATCATCTAACCCTTTTTTTGCAATAATAATAGCTTCATAAGGCGGTAATGCATTTTTGTCATCTTCTATTAAAAATAGTTCGTGCTCAATTACCCTTGAATCAGTAGTAAATCCAGTGATAAAATCTACTTCTTCATTTAATAAAGCTTTATACATTTCATCCGGCTGATATGGAACAATATCTTTAAACTTCAATTTATAAGCCCTGTTTAATGCAGGAAGTCCATCTTTTCTTGTAATATATGGTTTTGGACAGGAAAAAATGTATTTTTCACTATTTTTAGACAACTCAGAAATAGTATTTATATCATC from Geotoga petraea includes these protein-coding regions:
- a CDS encoding carboxypeptidase M32; its protein translation is MGYIEKLKEKLKDISKYHQIMSLMHWDLETGAPERSFEYASNTLGELSGKIYRMETSEEMGDLINKLTQKNEYDNLSENDKRIVDLVKKDYERYRKLPEEFVKDLTKTTSNAQKYWVEARKNNDFSIFQPYLEKIVKMSIQQAEYLGYDGNRYDALLDMYEPGMKTKELKGIIEDLKIRLVDFVNDLTEKGTKPEEDFLFEKYDLNKQKEISIKVLELMSYNFKAGRLDVAAHPFTIRINPGDVRITTRYQEKDIRDSFFSTVHEGGHALYEQGISNEFVDTPLYDGASMGIHESQSRFWENILGRSYDFWKYFYPEMQKTFDQLKDVSVEDFYKAINIVEKSLIRVDADEVTYNLHVMLRFEIEEALINERIKVEDLPKIWNEKMKEYLDIVPENDSVGVLQDVHWAHGSFGYFPSYMLGNLFSAQFYHKMKEEIPDYDKMIRRGDFSSILNWLRSNIHKHGKKYEPNELLRKVTGEKLNVDYFMDYLKEKYSKVYKL
- the alr gene encoding alanine racemase; this translates as MLKNSRSTYAEINIDNYLHNLEYISKKTNTEVMPVLKADAYGHNKITLAKCAVKEGYKRFAVAFLEEALDLINNDIKKPILIFNYINPKSLKRYTYFSDFLIPTIHSLNNLKTLISELGEEINKFKFHLNFNTGINRIGIQENEIENIIAIIKNKNINIEGIYSHYATADSLDDYVDYQYNNFLRIIKIFKDREIEYKFKHMSNSAACLYYPERSLDIVRPGIASFGLQPSNIKKDENIKPVMELKSIVAKINTCKKGDTIGYGRTHIIDKNSKTAIIPIGYADGYPRILSNKSHVLIKNKLYKVIGNVSMDQIVIEIKDDDIMVGDEVILFGKKPSAEHLANLANTLNYEITCGVSSRVPRVFIKGGSYFE
- a CDS encoding FtsW/RodA/SpoVE family cell cycle protein; protein product: MSLLKIENVKTRERFVRFEYILTILFVLLMVIGYFAVKSSTLNSYLEGTEQRQLFFYIIGSISFFIILFLPERTIKTLIPTLFFVLFFLLIAVLIIGDETKGARRWLNIGTFGIQPSEFFKLSLILYLSKVLSDNSKTNYYLVSLITIMSAGLIYLEPDLGTTLIIIMIWFVFTFLSGKFEVLWRIILFLGAALAPLAFLIMEDYQRGRIIGFMFPNLYSDFSYNTTQSIRAIASGGITGTGYMNGYMNLGNFVPEDHTDFIISVIGEEFGFIGIFSIIFTYFLIIWRLYRGYKMSYDIFWKYFYAGASFLIFFHVFENIGMNLGIMPVTGIPLPMISNGGSTIITYSLLLGLAVKGMMLNKNLKR
- the topA gene encoding type I DNA topoisomerase, translated to MPTKKSKYVVIVESPAKAKTIERYLGKDYEVIASKGHIRDLPKKSFGVDIENNFDPEFEIMPGKKTVITEIKKKVKNKKVLLAADMDREGEAIAWHLANILKLDEKENNRIIFTEITKSTINKSINEPQKIDLKKVDAQLARRILDRIVGYKVSPLVWKVLKNYKTSAGRVQSAALKVMIDREREIFKFKPKEFFKIFLDYKNQKIPLVRENGKRLKQENIDKEKKDEILNYLKKREISLNQTTSKKNKRKQPSPFITSTLQQAAINYLGWTSKKTMQIAQKLYEGIDTSDGQIAFITYMRTDSTRISDEAQNSAKKYLKDNYGEKYSGKYTQKKSKQKTQDAHEAIRPTNIFIDENKAKSLLKGDYLKLYKLIWSRFMASQTSASIYDETKYIISDEDKKYDFEITSKKRIFDGFEKFWNYGNSEIEFEMQEAEKVDKKHLKTEQKETTPPSRFSEATLVKELESNGVGRPSTYSTIISTLLTRKYVNKFEKKYLRPTIAGFIVNDFLENNFPEIVDINFTARMEKDLDEIEEGENNSKKVLNEFYSNFENFFENAEKKIKEDKLDINYMSDVKCSKCDRQMKLNFGRYGFYLSCEEKDCKETQKIPFYAYGITLNDKLYISEFLKDFKENNNVEIGEKCPKCGSELVLKKGRFGEFIACSNYPDCKFTKSVPARGNCPVCGSEVGKMKSKRGKIYFKCTNKDCGEMFWNEPSGFNDPETGDPLFYYYKQREEKLYNPKTKTFYDKEEIEED
- a CDS encoding biotin--[acetyl-CoA-carboxylase] ligase, translating into MIGDRTIELYTVDSTNAYLKRNYKNFPSETVVVAKKQTEGYGRRGNYWYSDKGGLWYSVLFKPSKRPMNPWHYVRIFSLSIYDVLTKYNIKAKIKWPNDILVDDKKICGIASEGIIKSKKPEAIIVGVGMNVNNEIPYELRDIAVSLKELIGREAKLEKLLYEINHRAYNSYYIKYLKDKSVSIITKKWLERLNIKKGDIVSVKFNDSTETARVIEITPDYVLIKDKNNNEKKLYAGDISLQK
- a CDS encoding 3'-5' exoribonuclease YhaM family protein, translating into MNNEGMSLGEMLNNSNSNDFIYEKINFINELEPGTFVEIQGKLISKRIQNTKDGKNFLLLTIADKTGSLRGIDWFNPEKNEKINLGDIIKIRGKIVVFDSRLQINIDKNTDAVEKVPYEDIEENKFLVESKLDSNQLINKLKKYIDMINIEELKNSLNTIFFDSNLSNSYKNSPAAMSIHHAYKHGLLEHSLSVLNISLKICENYDYNLNKDILIAGSLLHDIGKIKEYKITKSGIDKTDLGEMIGHMNIGITLLEPFLSTVNEDIKNHIYHIILSHHGEIEYGSPVLPKTMEAMIIHFADNIDSKLVQIDQTIKDTINENPDSKWTNFEKRLGRKFKI
- a CDS encoding 23S rRNA (pseudouridine(1915)-N(3))-methyltransferase RlmH, whose amino-acid sequence is MKFRIIYTGDIKTKFIKKGIDQYKKWNERFFNIDYVCLPLTKNLGKISDKDYKQKDFQNYKKYLSNSTNIILDERGKLIDSVDFSNKIENFKTYNRKDINFIIGGPLGHSEDIYKYSDFTLSLSTMTFTHEMAVLLISEQIYRANKILNNEKYHY
- the ftcD gene encoding glutamate formimidoyltransferase — encoded protein: MKLLGAVPNISEGRNKELIDEIVKLAEKYDNIWILSTNMDEYYNRTMLSIAGKPICVENFLFDLTEFCSNNIDLNKHKGEHPRIGAVDVIPLIPIMDVSEKEASEIADRLSKRISNDLNIPIYSYEKSTNKNIRKHISYIRKGGFESLKEKMKDENWKPDYGPDKPHPKSGATIVGVRDFLINLDFYINSKNRWFAEQIRRELIMEIPGSFFLDKKSDKKYVISVNASVNDVNLIDLYFNIRKIIEHFECELEKIEIPTPLTSSILVNAFGQITGSKIENAKTIEEMIIKSL